Below is a window of Spirochaetaceae bacterium DNA.
GCGTCGGACAGACGCGGAAGAGGACACGTGCTACCGGCGACGGCAAGCATGACGCTTGGTATGGCGCGTACCCGCCACCTGGAACAACGCATATACGTCGCCGACGCTCTGACGGCTACCCTTACCGAATTGCTCACCCCAGACCAAGCGCAATAATGCGCTCGCTGACGTCGCCACCAGGGCGTCCGATTGAGGGCGGCCCAACCGTCACCGCCGACTTCGGGCATCCCTCCCGAATGTGAGGCCGGCTGGGTGTTACCCGTCGCCGACGCGCCGGTCGAGCCACGTCTCGGCGCTCACCCACCCTTATGCCCCCATCTCGCCCGCGGGCGGCAGGAAGTTCTGGTTCCACGGCTTCCGCAACTGCCTGATCACGATCGCCGACCGCGAGTTGACGCTGCCGAGTTCGCCAAAGTGCATCGCGCGGCGACAGGCCGCCTCCAGCCGCCCCGTGGTGTAGGTGTCGGCCAGTCTGATCAGTGCACGCACCGGGCGCATGCCGTCGACAGCCCGATCGGCGAAGATCTCCTGCGCCACCAGTGCGACCGACGGTCCCAGGCGGCTGGCCCACTGCACCATCCCGTCCCGGGTCAGGCTCAGATACTGCTCCAACTCCGGCGGGGCATGCTCCGGTCGCCGCATCACCTGCCAGGGCTGCTTGGCGCGTGGATGTGTGGTGACCTCCTGGAAGTCGGCGAAGATGCGCACCACCTGGGAGTTGCCCAGCACCAGCACGCGCTCGCCGATGAGGCGCCAGGGCACGGTGTAGAACGCCTTCTCGAACTGCACGCGCCAGTCCGGGCCGACGCTCAACTCCTTGCATACCACCGGGTCCCAGCGCGTCATCGACAGCGGTCTCAGCGCCTGCGCCTCCTCGCTCTCGAACAGCTCCAGCGGAGTGCGACCGACCTTCTGGACGACGTGCAGGTCGTAGCTCTCGCGGTTCCAGCGTTCCAGTTCCTCGCCCATCTCGCCGGCGTCGGGGATCTCGTGGCCGCGTTCCTTCTGGGCCTCGCGGAACAGCGGCAGGAAGTTGCGCTTGACGTACTTGATGTCCGATTCCACGCCACCCTTGGAGTCAGCTGTCAAATGCACACGATCAAGCCGATGAGCGTCGACGTTTTCGCGTAACCCATCCTTTCCACCCGTTGTTTGGACGTGAGTTCGAGCTTCTGCAGCACAGCCGATGTTGGGGCGAGGACCGGGTGTTTTTTCGAGATGCAGGAGAGGAGTTGCTATCGCTGCCGGCGAGTTGGACGAACGCGGCGGCCGAGGATCCGTTCGTGGCGATCTCGGCGGGTCGATCTCCGTTTCGCGTGGTTGATCTGCTGCGGCTCGCGGAACTGGCGGCGGCAGCGGGTGAATCGGCAGAGCCGCCAAAGGAGGCAAGGAATGTGTAAGGTGAATTATGCCATATCCGTAAAGGTAATTTCGTCGGCCCCGTCGGACTATGAGTGCCTTAATGGTTTATCTAACATATGTTCCTCTCCATCATCCTTGAACCAAGCCCTTGACCAGCCCGCATATGTCGGCGTTATTATATTGACACTCTGGGAGGAGCAATTCATGCCTCATCACCTCGACGATGCCAAGTCCAGTGCCCTCCGGCAGCACGGCTGCCTGCATCCTCGCCCCGATCTGGTCGCCGATGAACTATTCGCTGCCAGCGCCTTCTTCGACCCCCGCGATCTGCTGCAGGTGAAATACGAGATGCTGCGCCGCGTGCGCGTCGACGGTTGCCCTGTCAGCCGTAGCGCCGCCAGCTTCGGGCTGTCACGGCCCACCTTCTACCAAGCTCGCGCCGCCTTCGAGGCCGGTGGCTTGGCCGCCCTGGTGCCCAAGAAGCGCGGACCACGCCACGCTCACAAACTGTCCGATGCGGTCATGGAGGTCG
It encodes the following:
- a CDS encoding helix-turn-helix domain-containing protein encodes the protein MPHHLDDAKSSALRQHGCLHPRPDLVADELFAASAFFDPRDLLQVKYEMLRRVRVDGCPVSRSAASFGLSRPTFYQARAAFEAGGLAALVPKKRGPRHAHKLSDAVMEVVQQTLTQQPQLKAGALAELVQQRFGISVHPRSVERALARHEKKRQP